From Malaya genurostris strain Urasoe2022 chromosome 2, Malgen_1.1, whole genome shotgun sequence:
GGAAGCTAATAGTATGCTGATCTAACCAGCagagtttcgaaaaaaaaaacagaataaatAGACCAAATTCGCACAACTTACTTACGCTTAcgaacaaacacacacacacacatacacacatgatGGTGCCTCCTCGAAAGTCTCAGACTACTGCGGTGCGATTGTGAGTGCGTGTGTGTTTTAGGTGAAGATCACATATACATCAACTGATTACGTTGATCTCATCACAATTCTTCAAACCGAAAGATACCGAAAAACCAAACTAATTCCTAGTGCCTATTCCGCGTACTTCGCCGAACGATGCTGGTTTCTTCACCTCCGGCGAGCTCCTGTGCTGTCTGCTTTGTTTTCTTAGCAGCACATTGCACTTCTTTTTGCGAATCAGGTTTGTCAGTGTTCTTTCGTTTTCGCGAATCATCCTGCTCTACCGCTTTACTATTGTGGTTCAGCTCCTCAGTTGGCTGTTGGTGGGTGCTCACTTGAGCAGCGGGGAATGTTGGTTGCCGTAGTGAGTATACATTGCTTCGACTTCTTGCCGAAACCATTGTTGTTCTAGATGTAGATTCCTTGGAGAATGGATTAATCACCGAAGCACCTCGTGTTCGGTTTAGCTTTTTCTGGAGTTTTTGCGCAAATTCAAAATCGCGTCGTTCCTGTTCGATCATGGCCGCACGTCGTTGCTGATCTGTTACAATAAGGTCCTTGAGCCGTCCCGCTTCATTGTTGACGCTTCGTCTTGTGAGTCTACTAGTTTTGACTGTTTCAGTGGATGCCACATCCGAGGTGTTCTTTTTCACCTTAGTTTTTGATGGGGGCGAGAACTTTAGTTTTCGTTTCTTTTTACTTGCAATACCTGCATTAGTTTTCGCTTTCTGTGGGCTAGGTTTCTTTTTATTCTTCCGTTTGGCGGAGTTTATTGCGTTACCGGAGATACTACTACTGCGACTGTTGAGCCCGGAGGAAGGAGCAGATTTCTTGACCACTGCTCTCGTTCTATTTCTCTGGTGACTTTCGTTCCAATCGATTGTCGTTGGTGGGGTTAGAAGATGAACATTGACCACGGAAAATGCCGATCGGCGTGGTGTCATTGGATCAATCGGTTTGAACGGACTTTTGCTGGGGCTTAAACATTCCATTGCAGAGGAAGTCGATGGCAGAGCACCGGTTTCTGGTCGGATGGAAGGAACACGTATGATGGCCTTGGGCGTAAAACTGCAATCATAGGAAATTGTTACATTAAAATAGTTCTACCGTTTCCATCTATGTACTTACCAGCTCTTTGGGGTGGTGGCAATGATCGGTTTGAAGTGGTTCAACTCCGACCGCAGGCTGTCCCCATCGTCCGTGTCATCAccatcgtcgtcatcgtcatctGGATGGCGAGTGGGAGACTTGCGATGCAGTTTGGTAGGTTTAACACACAGCTCACTCTTGTTTAGATCAGCCATGGTGAAAGTTTTCTTTAATCCACCACCAGATGTCGTTAATTTGTTGAGAATCGAATTCTGAACCCTATGCTTAATCACCTCAGCTCCATGCCCGATTTGTTGGGATACTGATTTGATTAGACTGTAGCGACTGGAAGCGGAAGAGATGCACGACGAAGATGCAGCAGAAGCTGACGATGTTGACGAGATAGAAATGACACTGGAACAGGAATCAAGAATGTTATTGGAAATGGTATGATGGAAGAGGAAAGGGGAAAATAGATTTTCTAACCTTCCATTCGACGCTGATTTTGATGTCTCAGGGCGGCTAGTGTTAACTTGACTACTGCTGCTACTAACCACATTCGAAGAATGTGACGGATTGCCTTTCTGACTATTTTTGACAGACTTCGGTTGCGTGAATGACGATCCCGATGGACCGGCTTCCTCATCATCGTCTACTTCGTGAATGTCCCCCATTGTAGGCTGTGATTGTTTCTTCTCATGTTCGGGAGTACTTGTAGAGGAGGATATGGACAGATGGTCACTACTGTCTACCAGATCAATGATCCCTTCCTGTTTGTATAGATTTATAATGTACTTTTCCGAGGCGGCTAGCTCTTTCTTCTTGTCCTCGATTAGCTCCTTGCGATACCGCTGTAGTTCGGTTTCATATTCTTTACGAATTTCACCCGGCTCGCTAAGGTGGATAACGCTTTCGCTTTCTGAAAAACGatgaaaaatgaaatgtttatgAGTGAAAGTTCAAAGGACTTAGCATTCGAAATCTTTCTAAACAACAAAATCAATAGGGAAATTATTTTATCTCGTTTCCTTCTAatgcggagaaaatattctcttCACAAACCTTGAGATCTCGaaagatgaaaaaacaatttattgaaatttatttaaataacgtTTATACGCGTTTTCCTTCAAACAAAGTAAAGGAATATAGTCTTACTGGAAGCATAAAAGTATATTACGGGAaatattcagaatttttttcatgtgaatCCTTGAGCACGCTTGCAGCGCTGAATGTTGCGAATCTAATAAATTATTTCACTCAATCAATATTGACGAAAATTCGGTACGTTTGATAATTAATATAATCAAGGCTTTCGCCGTATTACCTTTAAATTGTGTCACCAGCTACAGAAGCGCTATTAAAGTTATGATAtttcaaatttacaaaaataaaacaatacatAAATATAACAAGCGCAATATTACATATATAAAAGTTTATAATTAGAACGGATCTCCACCACAGCTGACAGTATATCGCTGGTACTCAAGACGGATACATGTCAGAGCGCCATAGCTACCATCTTATTATCGTTTATATGCTGGACATATTCActcctattctgtatttcgatcgaataggattttctcgaacgaatgtaaaaatttgcattctgtaattcgaccgagtgatgcttttgtatgaaaaactcgaactcgatcgagttacagaatgcaaattttcaaatacaTTGGTTATTTGACTTGTAGCAAATATTCTTTGTTTCTGCAGAAAGGCTTTTGTGCGAATGTCTGTAGATTCAATGCTAGATTTAGTAGAATATTGTTTTTTCAATCGAATCTTTGACTGGTTAGTGTAAATATCGACAACTGGTTATTGTATTTTCGACAACAATGCATATTAAAATTCCttgatataaacaaaaaaattggaATTTATTCTATATctctaatttaaataaaattacacttataacttacaataactttgtttgtttactatgggaatataataataaattttacaaataGAAGTCCTAACTGCACATTTGTTACGCGAAATCAATGTACGCTGTTTCCAGAGATTATCTTCAACCATAGTTATGACGATCGCACTTC
This genomic window contains:
- the LOC131428038 gene encoding uncharacterized protein LOC131428038, with the translated sequence MSSKLLNYPSASSNPHLTTGSSAGSTTGEHGSAQLNFENLQLDDILCTVCQSVLVEPVFLPCQHRFCRNCLSGTIEKNNLNCPCCRKRFGTWYRNASRVNKLVHEQLWNAIQSQFRDYLEEDGARCNGNGSTGSCFVPQSESVIHLSEPGEIRKEYETELQRYRKELIEDKKKELAASEKYIINLYKQEGIIDLVDSSDHLSISSSTSTPEHEKKQSQPTMGDIHEVDDDEEAGPSGSSFTQPKSVKNSQKGNPSHSSNVVSSSSSQVNTSRPETSKSASNGSVISISSTSSASAASSSCISSASSRYSLIKSVSQQIGHGAEVIKHRVQNSILNKLTTSGGGLKKTFTMADLNKSELCVKPTKLHRKSPTRHPDDDDDDGDDTDDGDSLRSELNHFKPIIATTPKSCFTPKAIIRVPSIRPETGALPSTSSAMECLSPSKSPFKPIDPMTPRRSAFSVVNVHLLTPPTTIDWNESHQRNRTRAVVKKSAPSSGLNSRSSSISGNAINSAKRKNKKKPSPQKAKTNAGIASKKKRKLKFSPPSKTKVKKNTSDVASTETVKTSRLTRRSVNNEAGRLKDLIVTDQQRRAAMIEQERRDFEFAQKLQKKLNRTRGASVINPFSKESTSRTTMVSARSRSNVYSLRQPTFPAAQVSTHQQPTEELNHNSKAVEQDDSRKRKNTDKPDSQKEVQCAAKKTKQTAQELAGGEETSIVRRSTRNRH